In the Sediminitomix flava genome, one interval contains:
- the pnp gene encoding polyribonucleotide nucleotidyltransferase encodes MFENIISKTIALPDGREIHIESGKMARQADGSVVLRMGDTMLLATVVATPDMREGVDFLPLSVDYQEKFASAGKIPGGFLKREGKLSDREVLICRLVDRAIRPLFPDDYHCDTQINIYMISADQEAQPDALAALAASCALAVSDIPVLEPISEVRVIKKDGAHIINPTPAQMDGSDLDLIVAGTAENIMMVEGEMNEVSEEDMVEAIKEAHEAIKVQCAAQLELSELAGTTQKRAYSTPPSDEELKEKVFADTYDKFYEVVKQTIKEKHIRKAALTAVKDEYIATFPEDDDSIDFGLIKKYLGKVEKKAARDLVLNDRIRLDGRQLTEVRQIVPEIDLLPSAHGSALFTRGETQSLTTVTLGTKLDEQMIDGAMVQGTNKFILHYNFPGFSTKEVKPNRGPGRREIGHGNLAHRALSKVVPSDEDNPYTIRIVSDILESNGSSSMATVCAGSLALMDAGVPIKGGVSGIAMGMISDPETGNYAILSDILGDEDHLGDMDFKVTGTRDGITACQMDIKVDGLSYEVLTTALKQANEGRLHILDIMDAEIEAARPDLKPHTPRCESIRIEKDMIGAVIGPGGKVVQEIQKVTEATVVIEEIEDAGLVNIFASDQEKMEAAKKWVNEIVAVPEAGTVYEGKVTSIQPFGAFVEFMRGKEGLLHISEISWERIESMDGLMEIGEEVKVKLVEIDQKTGKFRLSRKVLLPKPEGYVEREPRRGGGDRRERENRGGGRDRGPRRDGGNGRDRDGRGRR; translated from the coding sequence ATGTTTGAAAACATAATTTCTAAAACAATTGCGCTCCCTGATGGCCGTGAGATTCATATCGAATCAGGGAAGATGGCAAGACAAGCAGACGGTTCTGTTGTATTAAGAATGGGCGACACCATGTTATTGGCTACAGTAGTAGCTACTCCAGACATGAGAGAAGGCGTCGATTTTCTACCATTATCAGTCGATTATCAAGAAAAATTTGCTTCTGCAGGTAAAATTCCTGGAGGATTCCTAAAAAGAGAGGGTAAATTAAGTGATAGAGAAGTTTTGATTTGCCGTCTTGTAGACAGAGCAATCAGACCTCTTTTCCCAGATGACTACCATTGCGATACGCAAATCAATATTTATATGATTTCTGCAGACCAAGAAGCTCAACCAGATGCGCTTGCAGCATTGGCGGCATCTTGTGCACTTGCAGTATCAGATATCCCTGTACTAGAGCCTATTTCTGAAGTTAGAGTAATCAAAAAAGATGGTGCTCACATCATCAACCCTACTCCAGCTCAAATGGATGGTTCTGACCTAGACCTAATTGTTGCCGGTACTGCCGAAAACATTATGATGGTTGAGGGAGAAATGAACGAAGTATCTGAAGAAGATATGGTTGAGGCTATCAAAGAAGCTCACGAGGCGATTAAAGTACAATGTGCTGCCCAACTTGAGCTATCTGAACTAGCTGGAACAACGCAAAAAAGAGCGTATTCAACCCCTCCTTCAGATGAAGAATTGAAAGAAAAAGTTTTTGCTGACACTTACGACAAGTTCTACGAAGTAGTTAAGCAAACAATCAAAGAAAAGCATATCCGTAAAGCTGCTCTTACAGCGGTTAAAGACGAATATATCGCAACTTTCCCTGAAGATGATGATTCAATCGACTTCGGGTTGATCAAAAAATACTTAGGTAAAGTTGAAAAGAAAGCGGCTCGTGATCTTGTATTGAATGACCGCATTCGTTTGGATGGACGTCAATTGACTGAAGTTCGTCAAATTGTTCCTGAAATAGATTTACTTCCTTCAGCACATGGTTCTGCTCTATTCACTAGAGGTGAAACTCAATCATTGACAACTGTTACGCTTGGTACTAAGCTTGACGAGCAAATGATTGATGGAGCTATGGTTCAAGGTACTAATAAATTTATCCTTCACTATAACTTCCCTGGTTTCTCTACAAAAGAGGTAAAACCAAATAGAGGTCCTGGACGTCGTGAGATTGGTCACGGTAACCTTGCTCACAGAGCTTTATCTAAAGTTGTTCCTTCTGACGAGGATAATCCATATACAATTCGTATTGTATCTGACATCCTAGAATCAAACGGTTCGTCTTCTATGGCTACTGTTTGTGCGGGTTCTCTTGCTCTAATGGATGCTGGTGTGCCAATCAAAGGTGGTGTTTCTGGTATCGCAATGGGTATGATCTCAGACCCTGAAACTGGAAACTATGCTATTCTTTCAGATATCTTAGGAGATGAAGATCACCTAGGAGACATGGACTTCAAAGTTACTGGTACAAGAGACGGTATTACTGCATGTCAAATGGATATCAAAGTAGACGGTCTTTCTTACGAAGTACTGACTACTGCTTTGAAGCAAGCTAACGAAGGTCGTCTTCACATCTTGGACATCATGGATGCAGAAATTGAAGCAGCAAGACCTGACTTGAAGCCTCACACTCCAAGATGCGAATCAATCAGAATCGAGAAAGATATGATTGGTGCTGTAATTGGTCCTGGTGGTAAAGTTGTTCAAGAGATTCAAAAAGTAACAGAAGCAACTGTTGTGATTGAAGAAATTGAAGATGCAGGACTTGTTAATATCTTCGCTAGTGACCAAGAAAAAATGGAAGCGGCTAAGAAATGGGTGAACGAGATTGTAGCTGTACCTGAAGCAGGAACTGTTTATGAAGGTAAAGTAACATCTATCCAACCATTCGGAGCTTTCGTTGAATTCATGAGAGGTAAAGAAGGACTTCTTCACATCTCTGAAATTTCTTGGGAGCGTATCGAGTCTATGGATGGCTTAATGGAAATTGGAGAAGAAGTAAAAGTAAAATTGGTAGAGATTGACCAAAAAACTGGTAAATTCCGTCTATCAAGAAAAGTTTTACTTCCAAAGCCAGAAGGTTATGTAGAACGTGAACCTCGTAGAGGTGGCGGAGACCGTCGTGAAAGAGAAAATCGTGGTGGAGGTCGTGACCGTGGACCACGTAGAGATGGAGGAAACGGTAGAGACAGAGACGGCAGAGGACGCAGATAA
- the rpsO gene encoding 30S ribosomal protein S15 codes for MENIEYLTPEYKKAIFEKYGKGSTDTGSPEAQIALFTLRISHLTEHLKQNKKDNATRLGLLKLVGKRRKMLNYLAKKDIMRYRALIKELGIRK; via the coding sequence ATGGAAAATATCGAATACTTAACTCCAGAGTACAAAAAAGCTATTTTTGAGAAATACGGTAAAGGTTCTACTGATACTGGTTCTCCAGAAGCTCAAATCGCTTTGTTCACATTGAGAATTTCTCACTTGACTGAGCACTTGAAACAAAACAAGAAAGACAATGCAACTCGTCTTGGTTTGTTGAAACTTGTAGGTAAGCGTCGTAAAATGCTTAACTATCTAGCGAAGAAAGACATTATGCGTTACAGAGCTCTTATCAAAGAACTTGGTATCCGTAAGTAA
- the yfcE gene encoding phosphodiesterase: protein MKILFISDIHGGATALKKMLPIIEDENPEFIIMLGDALNHGPRNPLPEGYNPQEVADSLNSFKEKLIAVRGNCDSEVDQMLLDYPTMADYSWFCDRDKKMFLTHGHIYYEGNLPTLPKNSIIISGHTHIPVAKKESDYFFINPGSIALPKGGYPPSYAIYQNGHFDIISLEKEVLMSLDC, encoded by the coding sequence ATGAAAATCCTTTTTATTTCAGATATTCATGGCGGAGCCACTGCCCTAAAAAAGATGTTACCAATCATTGAAGATGAAAATCCCGAATTTATCATTATGCTTGGTGATGCCCTCAACCATGGACCTAGAAACCCCTTACCTGAAGGCTACAACCCTCAAGAAGTAGCTGATAGTCTAAACTCATTTAAAGAAAAGCTTATTGCCGTTAGAGGAAATTGTGACTCGGAGGTTGATCAGATGCTTCTCGATTATCCTACAATGGCTGACTATTCGTGGTTTTGTGATAGAGATAAAAAAATGTTCTTAACTCACGGCCATATTTATTATGAAGGAAATTTACCTACTCTTCCTAAAAACAGCATTATCATCTCGGGGCACACACATATACCTGTAGCAAAAAAGGAAAGCGACTATTTCTTTATCAACCCTGGTTCAATTGCTCTACCAAAAGGCGGTTATCCTCCATCTTATGCTATTTACCAGAATGGGCATTTTGATATCATAAGCTTAGAAAAAGAAGTCTTGATGTCTTTAGACTGTTAA
- a CDS encoding PID-CTERM protein-sorting domain-containing protein, whose translation MKLLYTIILFSILPFSSVLAQGPPPPPPIQNQAQDRPQGGGAGVPIDGGASALLAAGAAYGLNHLRKRKTDKK comes from the coding sequence ATGAAACTCCTTTACACTATCATTCTATTTTCAATTTTACCCTTTTCCAGCGTACTCGCTCAAGGACCTCCACCTCCACCTCCTATACAAAATCAAGCTCAAGACAGGCCACAAGGTGGTGGTGCAGGTGTACCTATAGATGGAGGTGCATCTGCATTGTTAGCTGCAGGTGCTGCATATGGACTCAACCATTTGCGTAAAAGAAAAACAGATAAGAAATAA
- a CDS encoding archaeosortase/exosortase family protein, with product MLYLLWQTTYIFWLKPAGHLDIWLTESVAVSSVYLLQLFGYDAYGVKNQVFLNQIPAVWIGHACNGLSLMVLFLGFIGSSPGKIISKVSYGLIGVLLIYASNALRVMILAINYVKSPLTFDFNHKYTYAIAVYLIIFCMWMIWTNYFSGVKINQQATTV from the coding sequence GTGCTGTATCTATTATGGCAAACGACTTATATTTTTTGGTTAAAACCTGCAGGACATTTAGATATCTGGTTAACTGAAAGTGTTGCTGTATCTAGTGTCTACCTACTCCAACTTTTTGGATACGATGCTTATGGAGTTAAAAATCAGGTATTCCTAAATCAAATTCCTGCAGTGTGGATTGGTCACGCTTGTAATGGTCTTTCTTTGATGGTTTTATTCTTGGGTTTTATTGGAAGTTCTCCTGGTAAAATCATTTCCAAAGTCAGCTACGGACTGATAGGGGTTTTACTCATCTATGCTTCAAATGCTCTAAGGGTAATGATTCTAGCGATCAATTATGTAAAAAGCCCTCTGACTTTTGATTTTAACCACAAATACACTTACGCCATTGCCGTCTATCTTATTATCTTCTGTATGTGGATGATATGGACAAATTATTTTAGTGGGGTAAAAATCAATCAACAAGCGACTACTGTCTAA